From Daucus carota subsp. sativus chromosome 6, DH1 v3.0, whole genome shotgun sequence, the proteins below share one genomic window:
- the LOC108224603 gene encoding receptor protein-tyrosine kinase CEPR1, which translates to MAQFLFSSIVLLFSLSALRLEARARDDQAQFLSLMKKSLSGNLLAGWDLNGSKPVCNFTGVECNSLGSVVKIDVSGWSLSGRFPEDVCTYFPELRVLRLGHNHLHGKFPDSITRCSFLEELNMTSMNLTGPLPDLSPLTSLKLLDLSYNYFTGEFPLSVTNLTNLELLNFNENGGFSFWQLPENFSKLTKLKYMILSTCNIQGRIPESIGNMTALVDLELSGNFFTGKIPAQIGLLKNLRMLELYYNQLVGEIPEELGNLTELVDFDLSVNFLTGEVPRSICSLPKLEVLQLYNNSLTGSIPEVIANSTTLRILSLYDNSLTGQVPKDLGKWSPMNAIDLSENRLSGELPADICNGGKLLYFCALDNMFSGGLPETYGSCLSLLRLRISRNYLQGSIPEGILGLPRVSIIDLGYNNLTGSLAKTIGNAKNLSELLLQRNMIFGILPPEISHAINLVKIDLSNNLLSGPVPSEIGNLRRLNSLVLQKNKLSSSIPDTLSSLKSLNLLDLSSNLLKGNIPESLCDLLPNSMNFSNNLLSGSIPKPFIDGGMLESFSSNPSLCVPKYLSSSDTNFPSCPQTYRKKVNGTWLIGISVGIVIIGALLFLKRWLSKERAVVKHQDTFSSSYDVKSFHRISFDHFEIIEALVDKNIIDHGGSGVVYKIELSSGDIIAIKRLWRQAMKDPSSDDQVVINKELRTEVETLGNIRHKNIIKLYCYFSSLDSNLLVYEYMPKGNLWDSLHRGNILLDWPTRHHIALDVAQGLAYLHHDLLPPIIHRDIKSTNILLDVNNHAKVADFGIAKVLRAQGGKDSTTTVIAGTYGYLAPEYAYSSKATTKCDVYSFGVVLMELITGKKPVEAEFGDSKNIINWVSSKVETKEGVMEVLDKQISASFKDEIIKVLRIAVRCTSKSPALRPTMVEVVRLLLEADPCRLKSCKSLNKPKDTENVTKPPKIT; encoded by the exons atggctcaatttcttttctcttctatTGTTTTACTCTTTTCTTTATCGGCCTTAAGGCTTGAAGCTAGGGCTCGTGATGATCAGGCTCAATTCTTGAGTCTCATGAAGAAGTCTCTTTCGGGGAATTTGTTGGCAGGTTGGGACTTAAATGGATCAAAACCAGTCTGCAACTTCACAGGCGTCGAATGCAATAGTCTAGGTTCTGTCGTAAAGATTGATGTCTCAGGGTGGTCTCTGTCAGGACGTTTTCCAGAAGATGTGTGCACTTATTTCCCTGAATTGCGTGTTCTTCGTCTTGGACACAACCACCTACATGGCAAATTTCCTGACAGCATCACCAGATGCTCATTCCTCGAAGAGCTTAACATGACCTCCATGAATCTCACTGGACCGCTACCAGACCTTTCGCCCCTGACATCATTGAAGCTGCTTGACTTGTCATACAATTATTTTACGGGTGAATTTCCCTTGTCTGTCACCAACCTCACCAATCTTGAGTTACTGAATTTCAATGAAAATGGAGGTTTTAGCTTTTGGCAATTGCCTGAGAACTTCTCCAAGCTGACGAAACTTAAGTACATGATACTGTCAACATGCAATATTCAAGGTCGAATTCCAGAGTCTATAGGGAACATGACAGCACTTGTTGATCTCGAATTAAGTGGGAATTTTTTTACAGGTAAGATTCCAGCACAAATTGGTTTGCTCAAGAACTTGCGTATGTTGGAGCTTTACTACAATCAACTTGTTGGTGAAATCCCTGAGGAGCTTGGAAATCTTACTGAGCTCGTAGATTTTGATCTTTCTGTCAATTTTCTGACCGGAGAAGTGCCTAGATCTATATGTAGCCTTCCAAAGCTTGAGGTTTTGCAACTCTACAACAACAGCCTCACAGGAAGCATTCCTGAAGTGATTGCCAATTCGACAACCTTGAGAATATTATCTCTTTATGACAATTCCCTGACAGGGCAGGTTCCGAAAGATCTAGGGAAATGGTCACCTATGAATGCTATTGATTTGTCAGAAAATCGGTTATCTGGGGAACTGCCAGCTGATATATGCAACGGAGGGAAGCTGTTATACTTTTGTGCCCTGGATAACATGTTTTCAGGAGGCCTTCCAGAAACTTATGGAAGCTGCCTATCTCTTCTGCGACTACGTATCAGTCGAAACTACCTGCAGGGCTCCATACCAGAAGGGATATTAGGCCTTCCTCGGGTGTCAATCATTGATTTGGGTTACAATAATTTGACTGGTTCACTAGCTAAAACAATTGGAAATGCTAAGAACTTGTCTGAATTGCTCCTACAGAGAAACATGATATTTGGTATTCTCCCTCCTGAAATCTCTCATGCTATCAATCTTGTTAAGATTGATCTCAGCAATAACCTTTTATCTGGTCCAGTGCCTTCTGAAATTGGCAACCTAAGAAGGCTAAATTCTTTGGTTTTGCAAAAAAACAAGCTCAGTTCTTCGATACCAGATACCCTATCATCATTAAAATCTCTTAATCTTCTTGACCTTTCCAGCAATCTCTTAAAGGGTAATATTCCCGAAAGTCTCTGTGATTTGCTTCCAAACTCTATGAACTTTTCAAATAATCTGCTTTCTGGCTCCATTCCCAAGCCATTTATAGATGGAGGAATGCTGGAAAGCTTTTCAAGCAATCCATCTCTCTGTGTTCCTAAATATCTCAGTTCATCAGATACAAACTTCCCCTCGTGTCCCCAAACGTACCGTAAAAAGGTCAATGGCACCTGGTTGATTGGGATTTCGGTGGGAATTGTGATCATTGGAGCTCTCTTATTCCTGAAGCGCTGGTTGAGTAAAGAAAGAGCAGTGGTAAAACACCAAGACACCTTTTCTTCATCATACGATGTCAAAAGCTTTCATCGAATAAGCTTTGATCACTTTGAAATCATAGAGGCATTGGTTGATAAAAACATAATTGATCATGGTGGATCTGGTGTAGTGTATAAAATTGAGTTGAGCAGTGGAGATATTATAGCCATCAAGAGGCTCTGGCGTCAAGCAATGAAAGATCCTTCTTCGGATGATCAAGTAGTCATCAACAAGGAGCTTAGAACAGAAGTTGAAACACTAGGCAACATAAGgcacaaaaacatcatcaagttGTACTGCTATTTCTCAAGTTTGGATTCAAACCTGCTGGTTTATGAGTACATGCCTAAAGGAAACCTATGGGATTCACTTCACAGAGGAAACATCCTGTTGGATTGGCCTACTCGCCATCATATTGCACTGGACGTCGCACAGGGCTTGGCCTACTTACACCATGACTTACTCCCCCCTATAATTCACAGGGACATCAAATCAACCAACATCTTACTTGATGTCAACAACCATGCCAAGGTTGCAGACTTTGGCATTGCCAAAGTTTTACGCGCACAAGGAGGGAAAGACTCCACAACAACTGTAATTGCAGGGACTTATGGCTATTTGGCCCCAG AATATGCATACTCTTCTAAAGCAACCACCAAGTGTGATGTCTACAGTTTCGGTGTGGTCCTAATGGAACTGATCACCGGGAAGAAGCCTGTGGAGGCAGAGTTCGGAGATAGCAAGAACATTATAAATTGGGTGTCCAGCAAGGTTGAGACTAAAGAAGGGGTGATGGAGGTTCTAGATAAACAAATATCAGCCTCATTCAAGGATGAAATTATTAAGGTTCTTCGGATTGCTGTTCGTTGTACAAGCAAGTCACCAGCCCTTCGTCCGACTATGGTTGAGGTTGTCCGGTTACTACTCGAGGCAGATCCATGCAGACTCAAATCTTGCAAGTCATTGAATAAACCCAAGGATACAGAAAATGTAACAAAGCCGCCAAAGATCACATGA
- the LOC108226342 gene encoding LOB domain-containing protein 24: MNSGRCAACKYLRRRCPRDCIFSPYFPPTNPHRFSCVHRIFGASNVGKMLQQLPVELRGEAAETLYYEAQCRMENPVYGCVGIITQLHQQINEAERELARAQAQIAFHRHASNAHRPLPQQDQLEVEPSAPEAVTDSSWLDQNEFDVSALMSPLDPAWFL; the protein is encoded by the exons ATGAATTCGGGTCGATGTGCAGCTTGCAAGTATCTAAGAAGAAGATGTCCTAGGGATTGCATCTTCTCTCCATATTTCCCTCCAACGAATCCTCATAGATTCTCTTGTGTTCATAGAATCTTTGGTGCCAGCAATGTCGGAAAGATGCTTCAG CAACTGCCGGTTGAATTAAGAGGAGAAGCTGCGGAAACATTATATTACGAGGCGCAATGTAGAATGGAGAATCCGGTTTACGGATGCGTGGGAATCATAAcgcaattgcaccaacaaataaATGAAGCCGAGAGAGAATTAGCGAGAGCGCAGGCTCAGATAGCGTTTCATCGACACGCCTCAAATGCGCATCGTCCCCTGCCGCAACAGGACCAACTTGAAGTTGAACCATCTGCACCTGAAGCTGTCACTGACTCGTCGTGGCTTGATCAAAATGAATTTGATGTTTCGGCGTTGATGAGCCCGCTTGATCCGGCTTGGTTTCTCTGA
- the LOC108193016 gene encoding xylulose kinase 2, translating to MEDCNFPQGSLFLGFDSSTQSLKATVLDSNLNIFATEIINFDSELPHYKTKDGVVRDPSVNGRIVSPTLMWVEAFDLILERLDKKVDFSKIAAVSGSGQQHGSVYWKPGSSAILSSLDSKKPLVGQFCDAFSVSESPVWMDSSTTEQCKAIEKAVGGAMELSKLSGSRAHERFTGPQIRRIYETQPEVYKNTERISLVSSFMASILIGSYACIDQTDGAGMNLMDIKQRAWSKTALEATAPNLEQKLGKLAPAHAVAGLIAPYFVERFHFNKDCLVVQWSGDNPNSLAGLTLNTPGDLAISLGTSDTVFGITNKHQPRLEGHVFPNPVDTEGYMVMLVYKNGSLAREDIRNRYASKSWETFNNFLQQTQPLNGGKLGFYYKDDEILPPLPVGFHRYILSNFNGDTSNGLVEEEVKEFDAPSEVRALIEGQFLSMRAHAERFGMPSPPNRIIATGGASANDSILSSIASIFGCNVYTVQRPDSASLGAALRAAHGWLCNKKGKFVPISDMYKSKLDKTSLGCKLAVSAGDKELITKYGFVMKKRMEIENRLAQKLGRF from the exons ATGGAGGATTGCAATTTCCCTCAGGGCTCTCTTTTTCTTGGATTTGATAGCTCTACTCA gTCACTTAAAGCAACAGTGTTAGATTCCAACCTCAACATTTTCGCTACAGAGATTATTAATTTTGATTCAGAGTTACCTCACTATAAGACCAAAGACGGTGTGGTTCGTGATCCATCAGTTAATGGACGAATCGTTTCACCAACACTGATGTGGGTTGAAGCATTTGATCTCATACTGGAAAGACTCGATAAAAAAGTGGATTTCAGTAAGATTGCTGCTGTGTCTGGTAGTGGACAGCAGCATGGTAGTGTATACTGGAAACCAGGTAGTTCGGCAATATTATCGTCACTAGACTCAAAGAAACCTCTCGTTGGTCAATTCTGTGATGCCTTTTCAGTCAGCGAATCACCTGTATGGATGGACAGTAGCACTACCGAACAATGCAAAGCTATTGAGAAAGCTGTTGGCGGCGCAATGGAGTTGTCTAAGCTTAGTGGGTCTCGTGCTCATGAGAGGTTTACAGGTCCCCAAATCCGCAGGATATATGAAACACAACCGGAAGTCTATAAGAATACAGAGAGGATCTCCTTAGTTAGCTCTTTTATGGCGTCTATACTTATCGGGTCATATGCTTGCATCGATCAAACAGATGGGGCAGGAATGAACTTGATGGATATCAAGCAGAGAGCTTGGTCAAAAACAGCCTTGGAG GCTACAGCACCAAATTTGGAACAGAAGCTTGGAAAATTAGCTCCTGCACATGCTGTTGCTGGTTTGATTGCTCCCTATTTTGTGGAAAG GTTTCACTTCAACAAGGACTGTTTAGTTGTACAATGGTCTGGTGACAATCCTAACAGTCTAGCAG GCTTGACACTCAACACTCCAGGGGATCTCGCAATCAGTCTTGGTACTAGCGATACT GTATTTGGGATAACTAACAAACATCAACCAAGATTAGAAGGACATGTCTTCCCTAATCCTGTTGATACAGAAGGCTACATGGTAATGCTGGTTTATAAGAATGGATCACTTGCACGCGAAG ACATACGTAATCGCTATGCTAGTAAATCGTGGGAGactttcaataattttttgcaGCAAACACAGCCTCTGAATG GTGGTAAATTGGGTTTCTACTACAAGGATGATGAAATACTTCCTCCCCTACCAG TTGGTTTCCATCGGTACATTCTCTCAAATTTTAATGGAGACACTTCAAATGGCCTCGTTGAAGAGGAAGTGAAGGAATTTGATGCTCCATCTGAG GTCCGAGCATTAATTGAGGGCCAGTTCCTTTCTATGCGAGCTCATGCTGAAAGATTTGGAATGCCGTCTCCTCCAAATAGGATAATAGCAACTGGTGGAGCATCAGCAAATGATAGCATTCTGAGCTCAATTGCTTCCATTTTTGGATGTAATGTATATACAGTCCAAAGACCAG ACTCTGCTTCCTTAGGGGCAGCATTAAGGGCTGCTCATGGTTGGTTATGCAACAAGAAAGGCAAATTTGTGCCAATATCAGACATGTATAAAAGCAAGTTGGACAAGACGTCTCTTGGCTGTAAGCTTGCAGTGAGCGCTGGAGATAAAGAACTGATCACCAAATATGGTTTTGTGATGAAGAAGAGAATGGAAATCGAGAATCGCCTTGCCCAGAAGCTTGGCCGCTTTTAA
- the LOC108227401 gene encoding inactive poly [ADP-ribose] polymerase RCD1, translated as MNSSILLSDRIARKPVNKPNVNLFRDRRFFESSNSTNTASFYVQSLLQNYGCFKNSGVVARLLYNSGGDWVDFEGSVVEMVRDCFVKKSGVVEVEIGGVLCLFDFYRMLVCDFEGEFEVSVGWIDVEGRSWFPKFVVGGDFEFSGFREREDVNLGDLGRLGKLEIEIRVSGGDVVNKGDGIRVSGGELVNKGDGIRVGGGELSNKGNEIRVGSGELVNKGNEVRASVGDLLNKGNGIRVSGGKLLNKGDGIRVNGGGLWNKRKREGGDVVEEEVKSVGSCTDEDGIKRRREGVCEEMESRRWNRVKVMGEGGKAGMVVRNLFLNWGGIKGIGAEITGVHQVTRTAPLDRARYEGFLNQVEMTKAARGEANVTFAWIKCSSEGVQRILSYGFSSPEKASLGEAFGVGIYLSPIKSSRVSVMPPDIGENHVILCRLILGKCEKVQAGSQQLYPSSPEFDTGVDDVSNPKWYIVWGANMNTHILPECIVSYKHNIDVLGQLSTTPRVGQSSAKLNLMWLPKVSNAMTAKFFANLIRSLPSSKVPELQALCCTYKAGKVPKGIFMKKLRSVVGDQMLRTAIQEVRG; from the exons ATGAACTCGTCGATTCTACTCAGCGATCGGATCGCGCGGAAGCCTGTAAATAAGCCTAACGTTAATTTATTTCGAGATCGGCGATTTTTTGAGTCTTCTAACAGTACTAACACGGCGTCGTTTTATGTACAGAGTTTGTTACAGAATTACGGTTGTTTTAAAAACAGTGGCGTGGTGGCGCGTTTGTTGTATAATAGCGGCGGCGATTGGGTGGATTTTGAGGGGAGTGTGGTGGAGATGGTTAGGGATTGTTTTGTAAAGAAGAGCGGtgtggtggaggtggagattggGGGAGTGTtgtgtttgtttgatttttataGGATGTTGGTTTGTGATTTTGAGGGGGAGTTTGAGGTGTCGGTTGGGTGGATTGATGTGGAGGGGAGGAGTTGGTTTCCCAAGTTTGTTGTTGGGGGAGATTTTGAGTTTTCGGGTTTTCGAGAGAGGGAGGAtgtgaatttgggggatttggGGAGGTTAGGGAAGTTAGAGATTGAAATTAGAGTTAGTGGTGGTGATGTTGTGAATAAGGGGGATGGAATTAGGGTTAGTGGTGGTGAATTGGTGAATAAGGGGGATGGAATTAGAGTTGGTGGCGGTGAATTGTCGAATAAGGGGAATGAAATTAGGGTTGGTAGCGGTGAATTGGTGAATAAGGGGAATGAAGTTAGGGCGAGTGTTGGTGATTTGTTGAATAAGGGGAATGGAATTAGGGTTAGTGGTGGTAAATTGTTGAATAAGGGGGATGGGATTAGGGTTAATGGTGGGGGATTGTGGAAtaagagaaagagagaggggggagatgTGGTGGAAGAAGAGGTGAAGAGTGTGGGGAGTTGTACAGATGAGGATGGGATAAAGAGGAGGAGGGAGGGGGTTTGTGAGGAAATGGAGTCGAGGAGGTGGAATAGGGTTAAAGTTATGGGAGAGGGAGGGAAGGCGGGTATGGTTGTGAggaatttgtttttgaattggGGTGGGATTAAGGGGATTGGAGCCGAGATTACTGGGGTTCATCAGGTTACCAGGACTGCACCGTTGGATAGAGCGCGGTATGAGGGGTTTCTGAATCAGGTGGAGATGACGAAGGCTGCTAGAGGTGAGGCCAATGTGACATTTGCTTGGATTAAGTGTTCGAGTGAGGGTGTGCAGAGGATTTTGAGTTACGGGTTTAGCAGTCCCGAGAAGGCTTCTCTAGGAGAAGCTTTTGGGGTTGGTATATACTTGTCCCCGATTAAATCATCCCGGGTTAG TGTAATGCCGCCTGACATAGGCGAAAATCATGTAATATTGTGCCGGCTTATATTGGGCAAGTGTGAGAAGGTTCAAGCAGGTTCCCAGCAGTTATATCCATCAAGTCCGGAATTTGATACAGGTGTTGATGATGTTAGTAACCCTAAATGGTATATAGTGTGGGGTGCTAATATGAACACTCACATTCTTCCGGAGTGCATTGTGAGCTACAAGCATAACATTGATGTTTTAG GCCAATTGTCCACAACACCCCGGGTGGGCCAATCATCTGCAAAACTGAACTTGATGTGGCTGCCGAAAGTGTCTAATGCAATGACTGCAAAATTCTTTGCGAATCTGATACGTTCACTTCCTTCCTCCAAAGTACCAGAGTTGCAAGCATTGTGCTGTACTTACAAG GCGGGAAAAGTGCCAAAAGGCATCTTCATGAAAAAACTGCGATCAGTTGTAGGGGATCAAATGTTGCGCACTGCAATCCAGGAGGTCCGGGGGTGA
- the LOC108228160 gene encoding EPIDERMAL PATTERNING FACTOR-like protein 2 — translation MVYILRCHNNGNLIIFFIFFSVSSLPHLNFMAQGRVMHNHIDINVGQTEVLVMRNLIGSRPPRCERKCTNCGHCRAVQVPVAPLQKKGEQETIGKLSHHIYASAAYYSRGNDISNYKPMCWKCQCGDSFYNP, via the exons ATGGTTTACATTCTCAGATGCCACAACAATGGGAATTTAatcattttcttcatctttttcTCGGTTTCCAGCTTACCCCATCTCAATTTCATGGCTCAAG GTAGAGTGATGCACAACCATATTGATATCAATGTTGGTCAG ACTGAAGTTCTGGTGATGAGGAATTTGATAGGGTCAAGGCCCCCGAGATGCGAGAGGAAATGCACAAATTGCGGGCATTGCAGAGCAGTTCAAGTCCCGGTTGCGCCATTACAGAAAAAAGGTGAGCAAGAAACAATCGGCAAATTAAGCCACCACATTTATGCTTCTGCTGCTTATTATTCCAGAGGGAACGATATATCGAATTACAAGCCCATGTGTTGGAAATGTCAATGCGGAGATTCGTTCTACAACCCGTAA